One segment of Ipomoea triloba cultivar NCNSP0323 chromosome 12, ASM357664v1 DNA contains the following:
- the LOC115998485 gene encoding uncharacterized protein At1g10890-like, with the protein MGRSISRSPSYSRRRYSRSRSPVNHRHGSHRSRRDHSRSPYSSRRRSRSGTPRHRRSRSPASRHRRSRSPTPKRHRRRRSPSTYDSPSPKSRSPSIASAERKSAAEKLKKEEEEKKRLQQEAELKQLEEETAKRLEEEIRRRVEEKLASDEVKQEIEKRVEEGQRKLFEDVEAQLQKEKEAALNEARLKEEQARKERDELDKMLEENRRRVEEAQRREALELQRKEEERLRELELIQRQRGGWLRGEKL; encoded by the exons ATGGGGAGGAGTATATCTCGGTCGCCGTCGTACTCTAGGAGGAGATATTCTCGGTCACGGTCGCCGGTCAATCACCGCCACGGCAGCCATAGAAGCCGGCGGGACCATAGCCGCTCACCTTACTCAAGCAG GCGAAGAAGTCGTTCAGGGACACCTCGCCATCGCAGAAGTCGCTCACCAGCTTCAAGACATAGAAGAAGCCGTTCTCCAACACCCAAAAGGCATAGGAGACGACGGAGTCCAAGTACCTATGATTCTCCTTCACCTAAGTCTCGTAGTCCTAGTATTGCATCAGCTGAGCGTAAAAGTGCtgcggaaaaattaaaaaaggaggaggaagaaaagaaaag ACTTCAACAAGAGGCAGAGCTTAAGCAATTAGAAGAGGAGACTGCAAAGAGATTGGAGGAAGAAATAAGGAGAAGGGTTGAGGAAAAGTTGGCTTCTGATGAAGTTAAACAAGAAATAGAGAAACGAGTGGAAGAAGGTCAGAGAAAACTATTTGAAGATGTTGAAGCTCaacttcaaaaagaaaaagaagctgCTCTTAATGAGGCAAGGCTAAAAGAA GAGCAAGCAAGGAAAGAGAGAGATGAACTGGACAAAATGCTTGAGGAGAACCGTAGGAGAGTAGAAGAGGCTCAAAGAAGAGAAGCTCTAGAACTTCAGCGGAAAGAGGAAGAAAGACTTAGAGAGTTGGAGCTCATCCAAAGACAGAGAGGAGGCTGGCTAAGAGGAGAGAAGCTCTAA
- the LOC115998549 gene encoding probable methyltransferase PMT26, translating into MAMGKYTRVDVRKPSSNYCSTVTIVIFVALCLVGVWMSTSSSVVPIQKLHMPSQEIQSDSKAQVSSKNEYNSGSNENKTSHENSSSEVGKSKQFEDIHTDLPEEASKGDVVTQKENNPSIQETQKHTEQTQEGEIEEKSVVDKNNEWAEKKEEESNENGELMARDKESEAGEKNESKSGGEGLDVNNSNVREKEETSAEEKDGDYKNGKIGERGEDKMDLEGEMSENEPGQGENKEVSNMNKPYPGDAEIEHEETTGEAKGGNKIDKVRDKKDLEGSSEKRASYENFPFVSLSELLNETTTQNGAFSTQATESTNVKEAQKSSESDKESGHSWKLCNVTAGPDYIPCLDNLEAIRNLKSTKHYEHRERHCPDDPPTCLVPLPQGYQTPIKWPTSRDKIWYHNVPHTKLARFKARQNWVKVSGEYLTFPGGGTQFKHGALHYIDFIQQTLPEIAWGTRTRVVLDVGCGVASFGGYLFERDVLTMSLAPNDEHEAQVQLALERGIPAISAVMGTKRLPFPGRVFDIVHCARCRVPWHIEGGALLLELNRLLRPGGYFVWSATPVYQKRRDDVEIWEAMKKLTKSMCWELLTTKKDRRNRAGVAIFQKPTSNECYEQRSRYDPPLCQESDDPDAAWNVPLQACMHKVPTASLERGSRWPEMWPDRLKKPPYWLLSSQTGVYGKPAASDFIVDYQHWKRVVTKSYLDGIGINWSAVRNAMDMRAIYGGFAAALRELNVWVMNIVSIDAPDTLPIIYERGLFGIYHDWCESFSTYPRSYDLLHADHLFSNIKTKCSLPALVAEVDRILRPDGKLIVRDNVKTISELENMFQSMHYEIRVTYSKDNEGLLCVVKTLWRPKEAETLTYAIA; encoded by the exons ATGGCAATGGGGAAGTACACCAGGGTTGATGTTAGGAAACCATCTTCAAATTATTGTTCGACAGTAACAATAGTGATTTTTGTAGCCCTGTGCTTAGTTGGAGTGTGGATGTCAACTTCGTCGTCTGTTGTCCCTATACAAAAATTGCACATGCCTTCTCAGGAAATCCAGAGTGACTCAAAGGCACAAGTAAGTAGCAAAAATGAGTACAACAGTGGCAGCAATGAGAACAAGACTAGTCATGAGAATAGTTCGAGTGAGGTGGGGAAATCAAAACAGTTCGAGGATATTCACACTGATCTACCTGAAGAGGCATCTAAAGGGGATGTTGTAACTCAAAAGGAAAATAATCCTAGTATCCAAGAGACACAAAAACACACAGAACAAACCCAAGAAGGGGAGATAGAAGAGAAATCTGTAGTAGATAAAAACAATGAGTGGGCTGAGAAAAAAGAGGAAGAGAGCAATGAAAATGGAGAATTAATGGCAAGGGATAAAGAATCTGAAGCAGGAGAGAAGAATGAAAGTAAGTCCGGTGGAGAAGGCTTAGATGTGAATAACTCAAATGTTCgggaaaaagaagaaacatCTGCTGAAGAAAAAGATGGTGATTACAAAAATGGTAAAATAGGGGAGAGAGGAGAGGATAAGATGGATCTGGAAGGAGAGATGAGTGAAAATGAGCCTGGTCAAGGAGAGAATAAAGAAGTCTCAAATATGAATAAACCTTATCCTGGTGATGCTGAAATAGAACATGAAGAAACAACTGGTGAAGCCAAAGGTGgcaataaaatagataaggTCAGGGACAAAAAGGATCTAGAAGGTTCTAGTGAGAAGAGGGCGTCTTATGAAAATTTCCCCTTTGTGTCTCTGTCTGAGCTTTTGAATGAAACTACCACACAAAATGGGGCATTTTCAACTCAAGCAACAGAATCAACAAATGTGAAGGAAGCACAAAAGTCTTCTGAATCAGATAAAGAAAGTGGGCACAGTTGGAAATTATGTAATGTCACTGCTGGCCCAGATTATATCCCCTGCCTCGATAATCTGGAAGCCATTAGGAACCTTAAAAGTACAAAGCATTATGAACACAGGGAGAGGCATTGTCCAGATGATCCTCCCACCTGTCTTGTTCCGCTTCCTCAAGGATATCAAACCCCAATTAAGTGGCCTACAAGTAGGGACAAG ATATGGTATCATAATGTTCCTCACACCAAGCTTGCAAGGTTTAAAGCACGTCAAAATTGGGTTAAAGTTAGTGGTGAATATCTTACCTTCCCTGGTGGTGGAACCCAGTTTAAGCATGGTGCACTtcattatattgattttatacAACAG ACTCTGCCTGAAATTGCTTGGGGAACACGTACACGTGTTGTATTAGATGTTGGGTGTGGGGTTGCCAGCTTTGGAGGCTATCTTTTTGAGAGAGATGTGTTGACTATGTCATTAGCACCCAATGATGAACATGAAGCTCAGGTTCAGTTAGCACTTGAAAGGGGTATTCCTGCTATATCTGCTGTCATGGGTACAAAGAGGCTTCCCTTCCCTGGTAGGGTCTTTGATATAGTCCATTGTGCTCGGTGCAGGGTTCCCTGGCATATTGAAG GCGGGGCACTTCTATTGGAGCTGAACCGTCTGCTCCGCCCTGGTGGTTACTTTGTGTGGTCTGCCACTCCTGTCTACCAGAAGCGTCGGGATGATGTTGAGATCTGGGAAG CCATGAAGAAATTAACCAAGTCAATGTGCTGGGAATTACTTACAACTAAAAAGGATAGAAGAAATCGAGCAGGAGTTGCCATATTTCAGAAGCCTACTTCAAATGAGTGCTATGAGCAAAGATCACGATATGATCCTCCACTCTGCCAAGAATCTGATGATCCGGATGCAGCCTG GAATGTGCCTTTACAAGCTTGCATGCACAAAGTTCCCACTGCTTCATTAGAACGAGGGTCTCGGTGGCCCGAAATGTGGCCAGATAGGTTGAAAAAACCACCGTATTGGTTACTGAGTTCCCAGACAGGTGTGTATGGGAAACCTGCAGCATCCGATTTTATTGTAGATTACCAGCATTGGAAAAGAGTTGTGACCAAGTCATATTTGGATGGAATTGGAATAAACTGGTCGGCTGTGCGGAATGCCATGGACATGCGTGCCATCTATGGGGG ATTTGCAGCTGCTCTGAGAGAGTTGAATGTATGGGTTATGAACATTGTTTCTATAGATGCTCCTGATACACTGCCTATAATATACGAGAGAGGTCTTTTTGGAATTTATCACGACTGGTGCGAATCATTCAGCACTTATCCCAGATCTTATGATCTTCTCCATGCCGATCATCTCTTCtccaatattaaaacaaa GTGTAGCTTACCAGCATTGGTCGCTGAAGTGGATCGGATTTTGAGGCCAGACGGGAAACTCATAGTTCGTGATAACGTGAAGACTATAAGTGAACTTGAAAACATGTTCCAGTCCATGCATTATGAAATTCGTGTGACATACTCTAAGGACAATGAAGGATTGCTTTGCGTGGTGAAGACACTGTGGCGGCCCAAGGAAGCGGAGACGCTCACTTATGCCATTGCCTAA
- the LOC115998050 gene encoding uncharacterized protein LOC115998050 isoform X1, which yields MSAQISNVHLTAPMLPESIPPMTDEESRRSDSLSYQSDDDSVATCRVCQCAESDKRGDTSLGFLGIIPPSGDAQVRNWEVRTNRIEEKDGDYCATTDLKGSKLVEFVSPRGEVFVCNADIEMGSDHNQDTLIELGCACKNDLALVHYACALKWFVNHGSTTCEICGCIAKHIRILDIKKVISSLKEHSLLRERTANGEHIPSQLPEYSSVDPDAVATIQRQRLSEISLWFNPHNNTTAPSQVVSEQPSIVAEEVFPAENTATNWALEGTGVLLATGLLTVTLAWLIAPRVGKKTAKSGLHILLGGVCALTVVVFFRFFVLTRIRYGPARYWAILFVFWFLVFGIWASRTHDAHSA from the exons ATGTCTGCTCAAATCAGCAATGTACACCTAACTGCTCCAATGCTGCC GGAAAGCATTCCACCTATGACTGATGAGGAATCAAGGAGAAGTGATTCCCTTTCATATCAAAGTGATGATGACAGTGTGGCAACTTGTCGAGTGTGCCAATGTGCTGAATCTGACAAAAGAGGAGATACTTCACTGGGATTTCTAGGTATCATCCCTCCATCAGGTGATGCACAGGTTCGAAATTGGGAGGTTAGGACCAATCGCATCGAAGAGAAAGATGGTGATTACTGTGCTACAACTGATCTGAAAGGATCTAAACTTGTTGAATTTGTTAGTCCAAGAGGGGAAGTTTTTGTCTGTAATGCTGATATTGAAATGGGTTCTGATCATAACCAGGACACATTAATTGAACTTGGATGTGCCTGTAAAAATGATCTTGCCCTAGTACACTATGCATGTGCACTGAAGTGGTTTGTCAACCATGGATCCACCACCTGCGAGATATGTGGATGCATAGCAAAACACATCAGAATTTTGGACATCAAGAAAGTTATAAGCTCTTTGAAAGAGCATAGTTTATTAAGGGAAAGGACTGCAAATGGAGAACATATTCCTTCACAGTTGCCAGAATATTCCAGTGTGGATCCTGATGCTGTTGCAACTATTCAAAGGCAAAGATTGAGTGAAATTTCATTGTGGTTCAATCCCCATAACAACACCACTGCTCCTTCGCAGGTTGTTAGTGAGCAACCTTCTATTGTTGCAGAGGAAGTTTTCCCAGCTGAAAACACTGCAACCAATTGGGCTTTAGAAGGTACTGGGGTACTTCTTGCCACAGGGCTGCTTACTGTTACTCTTGCTTGGCTCATTGCTCCTCGTGTTGGAAAG AAAACTGCAAAAAGTGGTCTGCATATTCTGCTTGGAGGTGTTTGTGCTTTAACAGTGGTAGTCTTCTTCCGCTTT tttGTGTTGACAAGAATCAGGTATGGGCCTGCACGCTACTGGGCAATCCTCTTTGTCTTCTGGTTTCTTGTTTTTGGTATCTGGGCTTCAAGAACACATGATGCTCATTCAGCCTGA
- the LOC115999627 gene encoding E3 ubiquitin-protein ligase RGLG3-like encodes MGNNKSTFDDSRPEYPRNEAGIGYPYQSTTYTGHSVDPNHQAGIGYPYQSTTYTGHSVDPNHQAQGPSYAGSSIDTNYQKKQQATYIADNFNSLDQVINALREAGLESSNLILGIDFTKSNEWTGKYSFNHKSLHAIGNTPNPYEQAISIVGRTLSPFDEDSLIPCFGFGDATTHDQHVFNFFPDHRPCNGFEEALARYREIVPYIKLAGPTSFAPIINAAIDIVEAHNGQYHVLIIIADGQVTRSSDTPPGRLSPQEQSTVDSIVAASEYPLSIILVGVGDGPWDEMRQFDDYIPQRRFDNFQFVNFTSIMSEHTDMGKKEAAFALAALMEIPFQYRLTQSIQCTENKRGPRTRPLPPPREVIDHDNAVKSLPHATSFGPADPVAAAEQVCPICLTNPKDMAFGCGHMTCRECGASISLCPLCREPVKTRIRLYVRVFLVTRSSDTPPGRLSPQEQSTVDSIVAASEYPLSIILVGVGDGPWDEMRQFDDYIPQRRFDNFQFVNFTSIMSEHTDMGKKEAAFALAALMEIPFQYRLTQSIQCTENKRGPRTRPLPPPREVIDHDNAVKSLPHATSFGPADPVAAAEQVCPICLTNPKDMAFGCGHMTCRECGASISLCPLCREPVKTRIRLYG; translated from the exons ATGGGAAACAATAAATCAACCTTTGATGACTCCCGCCCAGAATATCCGAGAAACGAAGCGGGTATTGGATACCCATATCAATCTACAACATACACGGGACATTCTGTTGACCCAAACCATCAAGCGGGTATTGGATACCCATATCAATCTACAACATACACAGGACATTCTGTTGACCCAAACCATCAAGCTCAAGGTCCATCATATGCTGGAAGTTCAATTGACACCAATTATCAAAAGAAACAGCAAGCCACCTACATAGCTGATAACTTTAACTCTTTGGACCAG GTTATTAATGCATTGAGAGAAGCAGGCCTTGAATCATCAAATTTGATTCTTGGCATTGATTTTACAAAAAGCAATGAGTGGACCG GCAAATATTCATTCAATCATAAAAGCCTCCATGCAATTGGTAATACACCAAATCCATATGAGCAAGCCATCTCCATTGTTGGGCGAACTTTGTCTCCTTTCGACGAGGACAGTTTGATACCTTGTTTTGGATTTGGTGATG CCACTACACATGATCAACATGTGTTTAATTTTTTCCCCGACCATCGACCTTGTAATGGATTCGAGGAAGCTCTTGCACGTTATAGAGAAATTGTTCCTTACATAAAGCTGGCAG GCCCAACTTCATTTGCCCCTATAATCAATGCTGCTATTGATATAGTTGAAGCACACAACGGGCAGTACCATGTCCTCATCATTATTGCAGATGGACAG GTAACCCGGAGCAGTGATACACCACCTGGTAGGCTTAGTCCACAAGAACAGTCTACTGTTGATTCTATAGTTGCTGCAAG tGAATATCCTCTTTCAATAATTCTGGTTGGTGTGGGAGATGGACCATGGGATGAAATGCGTCAATTTGATGATTACATTCCTCAGCGGCGATTTGATAATTTCCAG TTTGTCAACTTCACATCAATTATGTCTGAGCACACAGATATGGGAAAGAAGGAAGCAGCCTTTGCGCTTGCTGCACTTATGGAAATTCCATTTCAGTACAGACTCACCCAAAGCATTCAATGCACGGA AAACAAAAGAGGTCCTCGGACAAGGCCACTTCCTCCTCCGCGTGAAGTAATTGACCATGATAATGCTGTCAAATCATTGCCACATGCAACAAGCTTTGGACCAGCAGACCCCGTTGCTGCAGCAGAACAA GTTTGCCCCATCTGCTTGACAAATCCCAAGGACATGGCTTTTGGTTGTGGTCATATG ACTTGCAGGGAATGCGGTGCCTCTATATCTCTATGTCCCCTGTGCCGGGAGCCCGTTAAAACGCGCATCCGGCTGTATG TTAGGGTGTTTTTG GTAACCCGGAGCAGTGATACACCACCTGGTAGGCTTAGTCCACAAGAACAGTCTACTGTTGATTCTATAGTTGCTGCAAG tGAATATCCTCTTTCAATAATTCTGGTTGGTGTGGGAGATGGACCATGGGATGAAATGCGTCAATTTGATGATTACATTCCTCAGCGGCGATTTGATAATTTCCAG TTTGTCAACTTCACATCAATTATGTCTGAGCACACAGATATGGGAAAGAAGGAAGCAGCCTTTGCGCTTGCTGCACTTATGGAAATTCCATTTCAGTACAGACTCACCCAAAGCATTCAATGCACGGA AAACAAAAGAGGTCCTCGGACAAGGCCACTTCCTCCTCCGCGTGAAGTAATTGACCATGATAATGCTGTCAAATCATTGCCACATGCAACAAGCTTTGGACCAGCAGACCCCGTTGCTGCAGCAGAACAA GTTTGCCCCATCTGCTTGACAAATCCCAAGGACATGGCTTTTGGTTGTGGTCATATG ACTTGCAGGGAATGCGGTGCCTCTATATCTCTATGTCCCCTGTGCCGGGAGCCCGTTAAAACGCGCATCCGGCTGTATGGTTAA
- the LOC115998050 gene encoding uncharacterized protein LOC115998050 isoform X2: MSAQISNVHLTAPMLPESIPPMTDEESRRSDSLSYQSDDDSVATCRVCQCAESDKRGDTSLGFLGIIPPSGDAQVRNWEVRTNRIEEKDGDYCATTDLKGSKLVEFVSPRGEVFVCNADIEMGSDHNQDTLIELGCACKNDLALVHYACALKWFVNHGSTTCEICGCIAKHIRILDIKKVISSLKEHSLLRERTANGEHIPSQLPEYSSVDPDAVATIQRQRLSEISLWFNPHNNTTAPSQVVSEQPSIVAEEVFPAENTATNWALEGTGVLLATGLLTVTLAWLIAPRVGKTWFCIIHGGPLNS, translated from the exons ATGTCTGCTCAAATCAGCAATGTACACCTAACTGCTCCAATGCTGCC GGAAAGCATTCCACCTATGACTGATGAGGAATCAAGGAGAAGTGATTCCCTTTCATATCAAAGTGATGATGACAGTGTGGCAACTTGTCGAGTGTGCCAATGTGCTGAATCTGACAAAAGAGGAGATACTTCACTGGGATTTCTAGGTATCATCCCTCCATCAGGTGATGCACAGGTTCGAAATTGGGAGGTTAGGACCAATCGCATCGAAGAGAAAGATGGTGATTACTGTGCTACAACTGATCTGAAAGGATCTAAACTTGTTGAATTTGTTAGTCCAAGAGGGGAAGTTTTTGTCTGTAATGCTGATATTGAAATGGGTTCTGATCATAACCAGGACACATTAATTGAACTTGGATGTGCCTGTAAAAATGATCTTGCCCTAGTACACTATGCATGTGCACTGAAGTGGTTTGTCAACCATGGATCCACCACCTGCGAGATATGTGGATGCATAGCAAAACACATCAGAATTTTGGACATCAAGAAAGTTATAAGCTCTTTGAAAGAGCATAGTTTATTAAGGGAAAGGACTGCAAATGGAGAACATATTCCTTCACAGTTGCCAGAATATTCCAGTGTGGATCCTGATGCTGTTGCAACTATTCAAAGGCAAAGATTGAGTGAAATTTCATTGTGGTTCAATCCCCATAACAACACCACTGCTCCTTCGCAGGTTGTTAGTGAGCAACCTTCTATTGTTGCAGAGGAAGTTTTCCCAGCTGAAAACACTGCAACCAATTGGGCTTTAGAAGGTACTGGGGTACTTCTTGCCACAGGGCTGCTTACTGTTACTCTTGCTTGGCTCATTGCTCCTCGTGTTGGAAAG ACTTGGTTCTGCATTATCCATGGTGGACCTCTTAATTCTTGA
- the LOC116000354 gene encoding nuclear transcription factor Y subunit B-1-like, with protein MEDDERHGNAPNVGLRASPESSTCSKNNNNINNKEQDRFLPIANVGRIMKKAVPANGKISKDAKETVQECVSEFISFVTGEASDKCQREKRKTINGDDILWAITTLGFEDYVNPLKLYLNKYRELEGEKQLNVPKQQQQPQQNVVVDHQNPLNLGAVYNPCGSNVYTSSNNSPAGLLSHHPSYVSSSDHHLQPFLNLPFPTHQNAIQAQFTKQEHIDSVGHWQ; from the coding sequence ATGGAAGATGACGAAAGGCATGGAAACGCCCCAAATGTGGGCCTTAGAGCGAGTCCCGAAAGTAGCACATGttccaaaaacaacaacaacatcaacaacaagGAACAGGATAGGTTTCTCCCCATCGCCAACGTTGGACGGATCATGAAAAAGGCCGTCCCCGCCAACGGCAAAATCTCCAAAGACGCTAAGGAGACCGTCCAGGAATGCGTGTCGGAGTTCATCAGTTTCGTCACCGGCGAAGCCTCTGACAAGTGCCAGCGCGAGAAGCGGAAGACTATCAACGGCGACGATATCCTCTGGGCCATCACCACTCTCGGCTTCGAGGACTACGTCAATCCCCTCAAACTCTACCTCAACAAGTACAGAGAGCTGGAAGGTGAGAAGCAGCTTAACGTCCCGAAACAACAACAGCAACCACAACAGAACGTCGTCGTTGATCATCAGAATCCGCTAAATCTGGGCGCTGTCTATAACCCCTGCGGCAGTAATGTATATACATCTTCTAATAACTCGCCTGCCGGCCTTCTCTCCCACCATCCCTCCTACGTTTCCTCATCGGATCATCATCTTCAACCTTTCCTTAATTTGCCTTTCCCCACCCATCAGAATGCCATTCAGGCGCAGTTCACTAAACAAGAACACATTGACTCCGTTGGTCATTGGCAATAA